DNA sequence from the Streptomyces sp. HUAS 15-9 genome:
GGCCCGATGATCGACCTGAAGCTGTTCGCGATGCAGGCGGGTACCTTCGGCCGTGGCTTCGCCCTGCGGTTCGCCCCCGCCACCTTCGTCCTCGCCGTCGTGGGCGCGGTCGTGACCGGGGCGGTGCTGCTGTGAACCGCCAGGCACAGGCGGCGGTCCTGTTCCTGACCGGTGCGGCCCTGCTGCACGCGGGCTTCACCGACCTCTATCTGCGCTATGTCAAGGCGGGCCTGCGCCCGCTGTTGCTGGCGGCCGGCGTCGTACTGATCGTGACGGCGCTGGCGACGGCCTGGTACGAGTGGAAGAACGCGCGGCGGAGGAAGGGGGCCGGCGCCGATGGTGCCGCCGCCGGTGAAGAGGGCCACGGTCACGTTCACCGGGAGCCCCGTATCTCCTGGCTCCTCGTCCTCCCGCTCTTCGCCCTCATCCTGGTCGCGCCGCCGGCCCTGGGCTCGTACAGCGCGATGCGCACCGGTACGGCCCTGCAACAGCCGTACGGCTACATGAAGTTGCCGACGGGCGACCCCGTGCCGGTCAATCTGGTCGACTACGCGGGCCGCGCGGTCTACGACCACGGCCGTTCCCTGGGCGGCCGCAGCGTCCGGATCACCGGCTTCGTCGCCGTGGACCGCGCGGGCACGCCCTACCTCGTCCGCATGGCCCTCAACTGCTGTGCCGCGGACGCCCAGCCGGTGAAGATCGGCCTGACCGGGAAGATCCCGCCGGTCCTCCAGCCGGACGCCTGGCTGGAGGTGACGGGCACGTACACCACGAAGCAGACCCGGGACCCGGTCAACAACGGCCCGATCCCGTTCCTGCGGCTCACCGGGTCCAGGCCGGTGCCGACGCCGCACGACCCGTACGACGAGACCTGGAACAACTGAGTGGGTTGCTGCGGCGGCTAGTTGATGGCCAGTGACACGGCGAGGGCGCCGAGCACCGTACCCATCAGACAGCGCTGCACCCGGAGCCAGGAGGGGCGGCGGGCGAGGAAGGCCGCGATCGTGCCCGCCGCCAGCACGATCGTGAGGTTGACCGCGATGCTGACCAGGATCTGGGCCGAGCCGAGGACGAGGCCCTGGAGCAGCACATGGCCCCGGTCCAGATCGATGAACTGAGGGATCAGCGACAGGTACATGATGGCGACTTTGGGATTGAGCAGGTTCGTCATCAGGCCCATCGTGAACAGCCGGCGTGGCGGGTCGTGCGGCACGTCCTGCGGGGTGAACACGGAGATGCCGCCCGGCTTCAGGGCGCTCCAGGCCAGGAAGCCGAGGTAGGCGGCGCCCGCCAGTTTCACCGTGAGATACAGCTCGGGTACGGCGACGAAGACGACCGCCAGGCCCAGGTTCGCGGCGAGCAGGTACACCAGGAAGCCGAGGGCCACACCGCCGAGGGAGATGATCCCGGCGCGTCTGCCCTGGGTGATGCTGCGGGAGACGAGATAGATCATGTTCGGGCCGGGGGTGAGCACCATGCCGAGCCCCACCGCGGTCACGCCGAGGATCCCGCTCGGATCAACGACGACTGGATCAACGACGACTCGATCAACAATGGCCAGATCGACCATGAAAGCGCCCCCTGCCTCGCACCGACACCGGTCGGCATCGGATTGCCTCGGAGCATATTGCAGTGCAATAACTCAGTGCAATGAGAATATTGCTCTCAGTGCAATTCTGTGGTGGGATGAGGGACGCTGTCGGCCGAGGGGGAGAGCATGGTGCGGGACTATCAGAGCGTCGCGGACGCGGTGGCCGAGGAGATCAGGTCGGGCGGGCTCCGCCCCGGTGACCGTCTGCCCCCGCAGCGCGAGTTCGCGCGGCGGCACGGCATCGCCAACTCCACGGCCACACGCGTCTACCAGGAACTGGCCCGCCGGGGACTGACGGCGGGCGAGGTGGGACGGGGCACGTTCGTCCGCGCGGCTTCCCCGGCCGCCGCCCCCGCACTCACCGAACCGGCCACCACCCGCGTCGACCTGGAGCTCAACTACCCGGTGGTCCCTGAGCAGAGCGCACTCCTGGCCGAGGGCCTGGCCGGACTCCTCCGCCCCGACGCCCTGGCCCAAGCTCTGCGCCCCGCGGGCGCCGCCGCCCTCCCGGCGGTACAGGACTCCGCCGCCGACATCCTCGCCGCGGGCGGCTGGCGCCCCGACCCGGCGCGGATCCTGTTCGCGGGCAACGGACGGCAGGCCATCGCGGCCGTCATCGCCGCCTTGGTGCCGCCGGGCGCGCGACTGGGAGTCGAGGAACTGACGTACCCGGTCCTCAGGGCGATCGCGGCCCGGCTGGGCATCACGCTCGTCCCCCTGCCCATGGACGGCGAGGGACTGATCCCGGACGCCGTCGATGAGGCCCACGCCGCCGCCCCCCTGCACGCGGTCTACGTACAGCCCAGACTGCACAACCCGCTCTCGCTGACCATGCCCACGGCCCGCGCCGAGCGCCTGGCCGAGGTCCTGCGCAAGCTAGGCATCCCCGCGGTGGAGGACGCCATCTGGTCCTTCCTCCACAACGAACGGCCACCCCTGGCCGCCCACGCACCCGAGCACACGATCCTGATCGACAGCCTGAGCAAGCGCGTCGCGCCAGGCCTGACGCTGGGTTTCGTGGTGGCGCCCGCAGCCCTGTCGGCCGGCATCAGCACCGCCCTGCGCGCGTCCGGCTCGGCACCGATGAGATTCGCCCTGGAGGCAGCCCACCGCTGGCAGCAGGACGGCACGGTGGCCGTGCTGGCCGAGGCCAAGCGGCGGGACGCGGTGGTACGGCAGGAGATCGCGGCCCGGCACCTGGACGGTTTCGCGGTGCAGAGCGATCCGCGCTCCTACCACTGCTGGTGGCGGCTGCCCCACCCCTGGCGCGCGGACACCTTCGTCGCGGCTGCCGCCCGCCACGGCATCGGCGTGGTTCCGGCGGCCGCCTTCACCGTCGGCGACAACCACGCGCCGAACGCCGTCCGGCTGGGCCTGGCCACGCCCCGGCCGGACGCCCTTTCCCAGGCACTCGCCACCCTCGCCGAACTGGCGCGGTCCGCACCGGAGGACCTCGTCACGGACTGAGACGCGAAGGGGGCGAGGACAAGGCCTGCCTTCTCAGGCCTTGTCCTCGGGCCTTCTCGGGTTCAGGCCTTCTCAGGACGAGCCACGGCTCTTCCCCTCGGCCTGGGCGATCGACTCGGCCTCGGCCTCCGCGATGGCGATGGCGAACCCGAACGCCTCGGCGATGTGCCCCGCGGCCGACATGACCCGCGCCGTGCCCACGACGGGGGCGATCGCGACGAGTACGTCCTGCACCTGCTCGGACGTCAGGTTGGCCTCCATCGCGGCGCCCGCGTGAGCGAGGTAGCTGACCGGCGGCGCATCCATCGCCACGAGCGCGGCGATACGCGTGAGGATCAGCGAGCCTTCATCCATTCCGCAACGCTCGATCGAGTCGACCGTCATGGCGGCGATCGTGTCCAGAACCGGAGTGTCCGACGTCGTGGCCATCTCCGCACCACCTTCCCATTCCCGCACGGAGCCGACCGGTGCCCCCATACGTCGGCGACTTGCCCTTCAACGGTAGGAGGGGGGTGGGGTGTGCGCATTTTGGGCCGTGGGCAGGGACGCACGAAAGAACACACGGAGGCCGCCGCCCCCGTCCACGCAGAAGCCTGCGACCTCGCTTCAGACGGCTCAGTCGGCTCACTCGGCTCAGTCGTCGTAGACCTCGCCGGTACCGGCGTCGACCGACGTCTGCGACGGTTCACAGACGACGATCTCGTCGGGCTTGCACCGTGTGTCGGTGACGCTCACCGACCACACCACTCGCCAGGGGCCCTGCCAGCCCTTGGCCCGCTCGGCTTTCAGCACGTCCGCGCGGATCCGGAGCGCACGGAGATTGACGCCGCTCTTCCCCCGATCCTTCCTGACGATCCTCTCGGCCCGGTCGGCCGAGATCAGCCCGGCGGGGATCCTCACGTGCTCGGGGCCGAAGTCGACCAGCAACCGGGAGACGCGTCCGGCGCGGTTGATCTGCACGTCGAGGCTGCGCGGCATCTCCACGCCACGTTCCTTGAACCGCCACGACATGAGCCATCCCGACTTGGCCTTGTCGCCGACCGGTCGGGTCTCGTGCCAGGTGGCCGCCTCGGCCCACGGGTAGTGGGCCTTCATGTAGGTACGGGCGATGAGGTAGGCGCCCTGGGCGTCATCGGGCGTGGCCGAGCCCGGGACGGGGAAGCTCGCCCGGGTCGGAAGGTCGGAATCCTCGAAGCCGACGCTCAGTTGGCGGCCGCCCGGCCACATCAGCTGGGCGGGGAACCCACCCGCCATCTGGATGGACATCCAGCCGTTGTAGCCGTCGAGACCGGGGCTGACACGAAGCGCGCCGACCTGGTAGTGGTCACCGAAGGCCTCGCGGATGACACGCTCGGCGACTTGGCGCTCGTCGTCGTTCGCGTCCCGCACGGAAGAGCCGTCCACGTGGTAGGCGGTGATCGCGGTCTGGAAGACGGTCAGCCCCGCCACGGCGAGCGCTCCGGCCGCGATCAGCGTGGGCTTGGCCCAGGAACGCCACGCGACACGGCCCCGCACCAGCGCGAGCCCACCGGCCACGCCGAGCACGCCGCCGCCTGCGTTCATCTCCACATCGGCGCTGTCACAGATCCCGCTCACGAACGGCGCCAGGGCCTGGCCGAGTTCGATGACGCAGGGCAGCGCGAGGACGCCGGCCAGTACGGGAAGCGGACGGCGCAGTGCCAGCGCACCGAACAGACCGAGCGGCACGAACATCGCCAGGTTCCACAGGCCCTGCGTGGTGTGCAGCGGCTCGGTGATCTCATGGTTGATCACACACTCGGCCCGCCCCGACTCACCGCCCCGTAGTGCGAGGGTGACGCCGAGGACGCCGGTCAGGCAGAACGCCAGCGGCAACCACCAGAAGGAATGGGCTACTTGACGCCGACGGGCGACGGCCCACGCGCTCAGTCCTACGACGAAGGCGACAACGGTGAGCCCGATGAGGAACCCCGTTTCATCGCCGAAGACAGCGGCAAACACAATCAGTCACTCCCCCGTGAGCCGCCACCGACCTTTACGGTGACGCACGCTCCGACAGCCTGGTCAGGGCCTCGGACCTCATGATCACGTCACGATACCGAGAAGCCGGGCCGCTGTTCCTCCCAGCACCTGGTCGCGTACCTCACCTGGGCGGGTGACGCGCTCGACAGTGGCACGGGCGAGTGCCGGGTCACCGTATGGGGCGTCCGAGCCGAACAGGGTGCGGTCCGGTATCTCCCGGACGGCCAGCCGAACGGCGAAGATCACGTTGGCCGTGGACAGTTCCAGGAACATGCTGGGCGTGTCCCGGACCAACTCGATGGCGTCCATCCAGTTCAGGCCCCCGAGTTGGCCGATCACCACAGGCACGGACGGATACGCGGCTGCCAGTCGGGCCAGGGTTCGCAGGTCTTCGGCCGTGGTGGGCGCGAACCCGTGGACCACTACGGGCAGTTGGCTGTGGTCCGCGGCTGCCCGCAGCACGGGCTCCACCAGGTCCGCCCGGCCGGGTGGCGGCGTCAGTTCCCCGATTCCCCGCAGGCCACGACCGACCACGTCCCGGTCGATCAGCTCAGCGATCCGATGCGGGGCCAGGTCGAGCGGCACGCTCCTGAATCCGATGAAGCGATCCGGGTAGGCCTCCAGCGCAGCGTCCAGTTCCTGCCATGCGGTCCGGTACCCCTCGATCCCATTGGCCCGGCCGCCGACCGCCTCGCCCAGTGCGGCCATCTCGCGCCGCAGCGACTCAAGGTCGGTCGCACGTTCCGGGTGAGGCCGGGTGCCGAAGAGAACCGCCCGGTCCACCCCGGCGCCGTCCAGCAGCATGATGTGCTCCTCGACCGGGTCGTGGACATGGCTGTGCGCGTCAATGATCATCTTCTGTCCCCATGTGAAAGCGGACGGCCAGGAATACGGCCGACCGGGTCAGCGTTGCGCCCTGACACCGTTGGAAGGTCAAGCCGAAGGAGGAGCGCGTGCTGATCGGGGAGTTGTCACGCCGTACCGGAGTCAGTGAACGCCTGCTGCGCTACTACGAGCGCGTCGAGCTCATACGGTCGGACCGACGTGCCAACGGATATCGCGAATACGCCGACGACACCGTGGAGACCGTTCGGCAGATACGCGGACTGCTCGCCGCCGGCCTTCCCACACGGATCATCCGCCAGGTCCTCCCATGCGCCGCCGACGGCCTTGCCCTGCGTCCTTGCCCCGGCGTCCTCGAACGCCTGCGGGCCCAGTTGAATGCCCTGGACCGCCGTGCGGCCGACCTGGCCGCGGCTCGCGATCTGCTGCGCGAGACGATCGCCACGACAGAAGGCGCAGCAACCCCGGAACAGCCACCCGCGCGACCGTGAGGTGCCGGCCGCGACCATCTTCGTAGCGACCACGGGCGACACATGGACGCAGGCCCGGAGAGAATCGTATGCCTTTGCCGTACATCTTTGCTGAAGCAGTGGGGAGTTGACCTGATCACCGCCTCGGCCGAGGCGGCGTCAGTTCCGACGCTCCCGGTTCACCCCGGTGAGGGCACCCTGCCTGATGGCGCCGATCAGTGACGTCCAGGCGGCAGCCCGGAAAACTATCGAGCGCCCGCCCGGATCCTTCGAGTCACGTATGGGCGCTTGCCCGGGCGGGGTGCGTCGGCCGTGTGCTCCCTCTCCGTGGCCGCGTGCGCGGCGGTGGCGAGTGCGTGCGCGGCGGCGAAGTCACCGCTGTCGTGGCTCTGGTCCCGCAGTCGGCGGACGATGGCCAGTGCCTCGTGGGCTGCCGGGCTCTTGGTCCCGTCGGCGCGGCGAAGCAGTGCGGTGGCATGGGGCAGGAAGAGACGGAGGGTCTGTGCGTCGACGTAGCGGCCTTCGGTGTCCGGAGCCGGGACGAGGAGCAGGGTCAGGAGTGTGGTTGCCGCGGTGAGGACGGCGTCGCGCTGGTCGAGTGGGGTGCGGGCGAACACGGTGTCGAGGAGCAGCGCGTGCGCCTGCACGCTGCGGACGGCGGGACGGCCCGCGTCGCCGGGGACCTCCACGAGCGCCACCAGGCTCTGGGTGAGCAGCCCGTGGAGGGCTTGATCCGCTCGGTCCCGGGGCAGAGGCGGCTGGGCGTCGGACAGCTCGGTGGCACTCGGCTGCTCCGGCGCGAGGATGCCGACAGGCAGCGGCTCGGGGGCGTAGCAGGCCAGCAGCCGCAGGAGCGTGGCGGCCTCGGGAAGCCCTTGGCCGCCGTAGGCGCGCGGGAATCACCCGGGAATCGATAGTCACGCAGTTAGACACGCAGCAATGCCAGAGGGTCCATACCGATTCGGTATGGACCCTCTGGCATTGCTATTCAGCTGTCGGGGTGGCGGGATTTGAACCCACGACCTCTTCGTCCCGAACGAAGCGCGCTGCCAAGCTGCGCTACACCCCGATGTCGCTGCTTGTCGCGGCGACGTCGTTTACTTTAGCCCACCGGTGGCCGGAGACGAAATCCGGTTTTGGCGCGGCGGCGGACGGGGTTCGGGCGGGCGTGGTCGACGGCGGTCAGGAGGACGGCGAGGCCGTAGGAGGCGAGGCCGAGGAGGAGGGCGTTGGCGAGGGCGCCGCGGTAGCCGTGCTGGTCGACGTTCAGGAAGGGATAGAGGTAGCGGTCGGGGGTGCCGGGGAGCAGGAGTTCCCCGCGGGCGAGGGAGAAGAGCAGGTAGGCCAGGGGGTAGACGAGCCAGGTCGTGGCCTGGCGCAGGTGCAGGCGGCCGGGGGCCGTGAGCAGGAGCCAGTCCAGTACCGCCGCGGCCGGGGCCGCTTTGTGGAGGAGCTGGGCGGCGAGCCACTCGCCGTGCCAGGGCGCCGGTGGCGTCGTCGCGCCCGTCATGGAGAACGGGGGCGTCGTGTGGGCCAGCAGCAGGTGGTAGGCGAGGGCCGAGATCACTGCGTAGAGGAGCACGGCGCCCGTCACGGCGGACGGTATGGGGCGGCGGGCCGACCACGCGCGGCGGGCCGAGATCAGGAACACCAGCGCCAGTAGGACATTGGCCTGGACGCTGAAGTAGCTCATCGCCCGGGTCGGGCTGCCCAGGAGGAGCTCCAGGGTTACGCCCGTGGCCGCCGCCAGGGCCGTAAGGAGGCGGAATACCGCGGCCAGGGGGCGGGGGAAGGGGGGTACCACCGCCGTGGCCGGTACATGCGAGGGCAGCAGTCTGGGCTTGCGCGGGACCGCGGGGAGGTCCGGGATGTCCCTGGGTATCGGGGCGGTCATGCCCTCACGCTAGGCAAAGCGTATAAAAGGGGCGATATGGGCGGGGCCGGGTGGGTTACTGGTTACGGACTACGGACTACGGACTACGGACTACGGACTGCTCCCGGCCCCCGGCCGACTACTCCCGGCCCACCAGCGTCAGCAGCGTCGCCTCCGGTGGGCAGGCGAACCGTACCGGCGTGTAGCGGTTCGTACCGCAGCCCGCCGACACGTGGAGGTACGACGTGCGGCCCTCCGCCGTGTGCGTGGACAGGCCCTTCACGCGGTCCGTGTCCAGGTCGCAGTTGGTGACCAGGGCGCCGTAGAAGGGGATGCAGAGCTGGCCGCCGTGGGTGTGGCCGGCCAGGACCAGGGGGTAGTCGTCCGCCGTGAACGAGTCCAGCACTCGCAGGTACGGCGCGTGCACCACGCCCATCGAGAAGTCGGACATACCCGAGGGACCGCCGGCCACCTGCAGATAGCGGTCGCGCTTGATGTGCGGGTCGTCCAGGCCCGTCAGCTCCACCGAGACGCCCTCGACCTTCAGCACACCCCGCGTGTTGGTCAGGTTCAGCCAGCCCGCCGCGTCGAAGCCGTCGCGGAGGTCCTCCCAGGGGTTGTGGATCGCGCCCACGACCGGCGGGTTGCCGTTGAGGCCGTGGTGGCCGCTGGCCTTCTCCAGCAGGTAGCGGGCCGGGTTGCGGAGGCTGGGGCCGTAGTAGTCGTTGGAGCCGAAGACGTACGCGCCCGGGAACTCCATCAGGGGGCCGAGGGCGTCCAGGACCTCGGGGACGCCCTCCTGGTCCGACAGGTTGTCGCCGGTGTTGATCACGAAGTCCGGTCGCAGGCCCGCCAGCGAGCGCAGCCAGCGCTGCTTCTTGCGCTGACCGCTCACCATGTGGATGTCGGAGACCTGGAGGATGCGCATCGGGCGCATGCCCGCGGGCAGGACCGGGACGGTCACCCGTCGGAGCCGGAAGGAGCGGGCCTCGAACCCCGCCGCATACAACACACCGGCGGCGCCGACCGCCGCGATTCCCAGGGGTACTCCGTATCGAGCGCGCATACAACCATCGTGTCAGACCGCACGGTGGCCCAGGGACCGCCTGTCGCCCAA
Encoded proteins:
- a CDS encoding carboxymuconolactone decarboxylase, which encodes MATTSDTPVLDTIAAMTVDSIERCGMDEGSLILTRIAALVAMDAPPVSYLAHAGAAMEANLTSEQVQDVLVAIAPVVGTARVMSAAGHIAEAFGFAIAIAEAEAESIAQAEGKSRGSS
- a CDS encoding MerR family transcriptional regulator — protein: MLIGELSRRTGVSERLLRYYERVELIRSDRRANGYREYADDTVETVRQIRGLLAAGLPTRIIRQVLPCAADGLALRPCPGVLERLRAQLNALDRRAADLAAARDLLRETIATTEGAATPEQPPARP
- a CDS encoding LysE family translocator yields the protein MVLTPGPNMIYLVSRSITQGRRAGIISLGGVALGFLVYLLAANLGLAVVFVAVPELYLTVKLAGAAYLGFLAWSALKPGGISVFTPQDVPHDPPRRLFTMGLMTNLLNPKVAIMYLSLIPQFIDLDRGHVLLQGLVLGSAQILVSIAVNLTIVLAAGTIAAFLARRPSWLRVQRCLMGTVLGALAVSLAIN
- a CDS encoding DUF397 domain-containing protein encodes the protein MRDSKDPGGRSIVFRAAAWTSLIGAIRQGALTGVNRERRN
- a CDS encoding PLP-dependent aminotransferase family protein, which gives rise to MRDYQSVADAVAEEIRSGGLRPGDRLPPQREFARRHGIANSTATRVYQELARRGLTAGEVGRGTFVRAASPAAAPALTEPATTRVDLELNYPVVPEQSALLAEGLAGLLRPDALAQALRPAGAAALPAVQDSAADILAAGGWRPDPARILFAGNGRQAIAAVIAALVPPGARLGVEELTYPVLRAIAARLGITLVPLPMDGEGLIPDAVDEAHAAAPLHAVYVQPRLHNPLSLTMPTARAERLAEVLRKLGIPAVEDAIWSFLHNERPPLAAHAPEHTILIDSLSKRVAPGLTLGFVVAPAALSAGISTALRASGSAPMRFALEAAHRWQQDGTVAVLAEAKRRDAVVRQEIAARHLDGFAVQSDPRSYHCWWRLPHPWRADTFVAAAARHGIGVVPAAAFTVGDNHAPNAVRLGLATPRPDALSQALATLAELARSAPEDLVTD
- a CDS encoding metallophosphoesterase, whose amino-acid sequence is MRARYGVPLGIAAVGAAGVLYAAGFEARSFRLRRVTVPVLPAGMRPMRILQVSDIHMVSGQRKKQRWLRSLAGLRPDFVINTGDNLSDQEGVPEVLDALGPLMEFPGAYVFGSNDYYGPSLRNPARYLLEKASGHHGLNGNPPVVGAIHNPWEDLRDGFDAAGWLNLTNTRGVLKVEGVSVELTGLDDPHIKRDRYLQVAGGPSGMSDFSMGVVHAPYLRVLDSFTADDYPLVLAGHTHGGQLCIPFYGALVTNCDLDTDRVKGLSTHTAEGRTSYLHVSAGCGTNRYTPVRFACPPEATLLTLVGRE
- a CDS encoding amidohydrolase family protein, with protein sequence MIIDAHSHVHDPVEEHIMLLDGAGVDRAVLFGTRPHPERATDLESLRREMAALGEAVGGRANGIEGYRTAWQELDAALEAYPDRFIGFRSVPLDLAPHRIAELIDRDVVGRGLRGIGELTPPPGRADLVEPVLRAAADHSQLPVVVHGFAPTTAEDLRTLARLAAAYPSVPVVIGQLGGLNWMDAIELVRDTPSMFLELSTANVIFAVRLAVREIPDRTLFGSDAPYGDPALARATVERVTRPGEVRDQVLGGTAARLLGIVT
- a CDS encoding Pr6Pr family membrane protein: MTAPIPRDIPDLPAVPRKPRLLPSHVPATAVVPPFPRPLAAVFRLLTALAAATGVTLELLLGSPTRAMSYFSVQANVLLALVFLISARRAWSARRPIPSAVTGAVLLYAVISALAYHLLLAHTTPPFSMTGATTPPAPWHGEWLAAQLLHKAAPAAAVLDWLLLTAPGRLHLRQATTWLVYPLAYLLFSLARGELLLPGTPDRYLYPFLNVDQHGYRGALANALLLGLASYGLAVLLTAVDHARPNPVRRRAKTGFRLRPPVG
- a CDS encoding VanZ family protein; its protein translation is MFAAVFGDETGFLIGLTVVAFVVGLSAWAVARRRQVAHSFWWLPLAFCLTGVLGVTLALRGGESGRAECVINHEITEPLHTTQGLWNLAMFVPLGLFGALALRRPLPVLAGVLALPCVIELGQALAPFVSGICDSADVEMNAGGGVLGVAGGLALVRGRVAWRSWAKPTLIAAGALAVAGLTVFQTAITAYHVDGSSVRDANDDERQVAERVIREAFGDHYQVGALRVSPGLDGYNGWMSIQMAGGFPAQLMWPGGRQLSVGFEDSDLPTRASFPVPGSATPDDAQGAYLIARTYMKAHYPWAEAATWHETRPVGDKAKSGWLMSWRFKERGVEMPRSLDVQINRAGRVSRLLVDFGPEHVRIPAGLISADRAERIVRKDRGKSGVNLRALRIRADVLKAERAKGWQGPWRVVWSVSVTDTRCKPDEIVVCEPSQTSVDAGTGEVYDD
- a CDS encoding TIGR03943 family putative permease subunit — protein: MNRQAQAAVLFLTGAALLHAGFTDLYLRYVKAGLRPLLLAAGVVLIVTALATAWYEWKNARRRKGAGADGAAAGEEGHGHVHREPRISWLLVLPLFALILVAPPALGSYSAMRTGTALQQPYGYMKLPTGDPVPVNLVDYAGRAVYDHGRSLGGRSVRITGFVAVDRAGTPYLVRMALNCCAADAQPVKIGLTGKIPPVLQPDAWLEVTGTYTTKQTRDPVNNGPIPFLRLTGSRPVPTPHDPYDETWNN